A window of Nocardia arthritidis genomic DNA:
CGCCGAGCGCGTCGGCGTCCTTGGCGGGCACGATCAGCGACGGGTCGAGTCCGCGAACCGAATCCGGCAATCCGCCGCAATCGGTGACGATGGGCGCCCGGCCCGCGGCGAGTGATTCCAGCGCGATAAGCCCGAAACCCTCCAGTGCGACGGTCGGCGCCACCGTGCACACCGACCCCGCGTAGAGCTCGGCCAGGCCGGCGTCGTCGACCCGTCCGGCGAATTCGACACGATCGTCGAGCCCGGCCGCCAGCGAACGCAATTCGCGTTCCGCGGTGCCGGTGCCGACGATCACCAGTCGGGCGTCGGGGTGCACCCGGCGCACGCCGGGCCAGCAGCGTAGCAGCACATCGATACCCATCCGGCGCTCCAGCCTGCGCACGCACAGCACCGTCCGCGACGATTCCGGAATCGGTTCGGCCCGAAAGCGGTCCAGATCGACGCCCGGCGGCAGCACCGCGATCCGCTGCGCGGGAATTCCGTACTCGTCGCTCAGTAGCCGCCCGAAGTGGTTGGACAGCACCACGATTCGCGCGGCGCCCGCATACCTGAGCCGTTCCAGGAAGTATTTGGCCTTGACCGCGAGCGGCCCCTGTCCGGTGATTCGGCTCTCCGCCGCCCAAGGCCCGTGGAAATGCACGACGAGCGGGATGCGCCCGCGCGGACCGAGCGCCGGGGGACCGTAGAGACAGAAGTGCCGATCGAGAATGTCCGCATCGCGTAAGGCATGGCGGGCGAGAAATGCCGTTCGCGCCCGGCGCGCGGTGGATCCGCCGATATCGCCCCACGAACCGCCGCCGTCCGCGGGCGGCCCGAACGCCGCCGCCGACACCGTGACCTCGGGATTGCGGGCGAGTGCCGCATAAAGATCGGTGAAATACCGATTGAGCCCGCCCGGCGCCGCCCCGAACCATTCGGAACCCGTCATATGCACCCGGAGAGTCTCGGGCCCTTTCGTCACCGCGGCCCCCTACTCCAGGCAATGCTGCGTCGAACCAGGCGGGGCCGCGGCGAACC
This region includes:
- a CDS encoding glycosyltransferase family 4 protein, producing MTGSEWFGAAPGGLNRYFTDLYAALARNPEVTVSAAAFGPPADGGGSWGDIGGSTARRARTAFLARHALRDADILDRHFCLYGPPALGPRGRIPLVVHFHGPWAAESRITGQGPLAVKAKYFLERLRYAGAARIVVLSNHFGRLLSDEYGIPAQRIAVLPPGVDLDRFRAEPIPESSRTVLCVRRLERRMGIDVLLRCWPGVRRVHPDARLVIVGTGTAERELRSLAAGLDDRVEFAGRVDDAGLAELYAGSVCTVAPTVALEGFGLIALESLAAGRAPIVTDCGGLPDSVRGLDPSLIVPAKDADALGARLVAALNGALPTPAECRAHAATFSWDVTAARHLTMYREITR